A portion of the Caenorhabditis elegans chromosome III genome contains these proteins:
- the pdfr-1 gene encoding Calcitonin receptor-like protein 1 (Confirmed by transcript evidence) gives MADATSPFNVSILDNSTKLSEMVESGWNVLASTSVQAFNEAMDVLEESYPLCKKMLDHNNLFPERDPNDTRIWCNATYDTVLCWPPTPANSSVTLQCPHMKGLDPNKYIVKRCDETGRWAGKKPGHYENPWGWTNFTVCFKIDYEDAKIAQEVARNARKLEFVGLGLSLVSLILAISIFSYFRRLRVFRNLLHLHLMIAMLMVVILRLVLYIDLIFTGENGPHTNSAEGKTINTMPIVCEGMFFFLEYFKTVTFCWMFLEGIYLNNQIVFGFFNSEPKLLPYFIAGYGIPLVHTMLWLLVVLIKKDFKVERCLGSYYLEPEFWILDGPRMAELVINLFFICNVIRVLYSKVRESNNTSEAGLKKSVKAAMMLLPLLGVPNIMQTIPFAPTRDNIMVFAVWTYTASFTYMYQGLMVASIYCFTNKEVNHVLKTFYARYRLLHKSQNELRRGSRSVASHYAAKNGTANASAPQTNNADEFGKLSPFPSRSKKGSDDSTTKLMKDAVIQSLHKISIISE, from the exons ATGGCGGATGCCACGTCACCGTTCAACGTTTCGATTCTCGATAATTCGACGAAGCTGAGCGAAATGGTTGAATCTGGTTGG aacgtaTTAGCGTCGACCAGTGTTCAGGCGTTCAACGAAGCAATGGATGTTCTTGAAGAGTCTTATCCG ttgtGCAAAAAGATGCTTGATCACAACAATTTATTCCCTGAACGAG ATCCAAATGATACACGAATTTGGTGTAATGCCACGTATGATACAGTACTATGTTGGCCGCCGACACCTGCAAATTCATCAGTCACATTACAATGTCCGCATATGAAAGGCCTAGACCCAAACA AATACATTGTAAAACGGTGCGACGAGACTGGACGATGGGCAGGAAAGAAGCCGGGTCACTACGAGAATCCCTGGGGATGGACCAATTTCACCGTCTGCTTCAAGATCGATTATGAAGATGCAAAA aTAGCTCAAGAAGTAGCACGAAATGCAAGGAAACTGGAATTCGTGGGACTCGGACTGTCATTAGTATCTCTGATATTGgcgatttcaattttttcgtattttcg GCGGCTTCGAGTATTCCGAAATCTGCTGCACTTACATTTAATGATTGCAATGCTTATGGTTGTAATACTTCGGCTGGTACTCTATATTGACTTAATATTCACTGGTGAAAATGGTCCTCACACGAACTCAGCAGAAGGAAAAACGATAAATACTATG ccaatCGTTTGTGAAGGAATGTTCttctttttggaatatttcaaaaccgTTACGTTTTGTTGGATGTTCTTAGAaggaatttatttgaataatcaaattgtttttggatttttcaactcGGAGCCAAAATTGTTACCCTATTTCATTGCTGGATACG gtaTCCCATTGGTTCACACAATGCTCTGGCTACTTGTGGTGCTCATCAAAAAAGACTTCAAAGTGGAACGATGCTTAGGATCCTATTATTTAGAACCAGAATTTTGGATTCTAGATGGTCCTAGGATGGCAGAACTTGTGATAAATCTATTCTTCATCTGTAATGTCATTCGAGTGCTCTACAGTAAAGTTCGAGAATCTAACAATACGTCTGAAGCAGGTCTGAAAAAATCGGTCAAAGCTGCAATGATGTTATTGCCGCTGTTAGGTGTTCCGAATATAATGCAAACAATTCCGTTTGCACCAACTAGGGATAATATTATG GTATTTGCTGTTTGGACGTACACCGCCTCTTTCACCTATATGTATCAAGGACTTATGGTTGCCAGTATTTATTGCTTTACGAACAAGGAg GTTAATCACGTCCTCAAGACCTTCTATGCTCGGTATCGACTCCTCCATAAATCACAAAACGAACTTCGACGAGGATCACGAAGCGTCGCATCCCATTATGCtgcaaaaaatggaacagCTAATGCAAGTGCACCACAG acaaataaCGCTGACGAGTTTGGAAAACTTTCTCCGTTCCCGTCAAGGAGTAAAAAAGGTAGCGATGATTCCACGACGAAGCTGATGAAAGATGCAGTG atccAATCGCTCCACAAAATCTCCATAATCTCCGAGTAA
- the pdfr-1 gene encoding Calcitonin receptor-like protein 1 (Confirmed by transcript evidence), whose amino-acid sequence MADATSPFNVSILDNSTKLSEMVESGWNVLASTSVQAFNEAMDVLEESYPLCKKMLDHNNLFPERDPNDTRIWCNATYDTVLCWPPTPANSSVTLQCPHMKGLDPNKYIVKRCDETGRWAGKKPGHYENPWGWTNFTVCFKIDYEDAKIAQEVARNARKLEFVGLGLSLVSLILAISIFSYFRRLRVFRNLLHLHLMIAMLMVVILRLVLYIDLIFTGENGPHTNSAEGKTINTMPIVCEGMFFFLEYFKTVTFCWMFLEGIYLNNQIVFGFFNSEPKLLPYFIAGYGIPLVHTMLWLLVVLIKKDFKVERCLGSYYLEPEFWILDGPRMAELVINLFFICNVIRVLYSKVRESNNTSEAGLKKSVKAAMMLLPLLGVPNIMQTIPFAPTRDNIMVFAVWTYTASFTYMYQGLMVASIYCFTNKEVNHVLKTFYARYRLLHKSQNELRRGSRSVASHYAAKNGTANASAPQTNNADEFGKLSPFPSRSKKGSDDSTTKLMKDAVMEEEKNANNNGYGSAGEMTPLREGYEE is encoded by the exons ATGGCGGATGCCACGTCACCGTTCAACGTTTCGATTCTCGATAATTCGACGAAGCTGAGCGAAATGGTTGAATCTGGTTGG aacgtaTTAGCGTCGACCAGTGTTCAGGCGTTCAACGAAGCAATGGATGTTCTTGAAGAGTCTTATCCG ttgtGCAAAAAGATGCTTGATCACAACAATTTATTCCCTGAACGAG ATCCAAATGATACACGAATTTGGTGTAATGCCACGTATGATACAGTACTATGTTGGCCGCCGACACCTGCAAATTCATCAGTCACATTACAATGTCCGCATATGAAAGGCCTAGACCCAAACA AATACATTGTAAAACGGTGCGACGAGACTGGACGATGGGCAGGAAAGAAGCCGGGTCACTACGAGAATCCCTGGGGATGGACCAATTTCACCGTCTGCTTCAAGATCGATTATGAAGATGCAAAA aTAGCTCAAGAAGTAGCACGAAATGCAAGGAAACTGGAATTCGTGGGACTCGGACTGTCATTAGTATCTCTGATATTGgcgatttcaattttttcgtattttcg GCGGCTTCGAGTATTCCGAAATCTGCTGCACTTACATTTAATGATTGCAATGCTTATGGTTGTAATACTTCGGCTGGTACTCTATATTGACTTAATATTCACTGGTGAAAATGGTCCTCACACGAACTCAGCAGAAGGAAAAACGATAAATACTATG ccaatCGTTTGTGAAGGAATGTTCttctttttggaatatttcaaaaccgTTACGTTTTGTTGGATGTTCTTAGAaggaatttatttgaataatcaaattgtttttggatttttcaactcGGAGCCAAAATTGTTACCCTATTTCATTGCTGGATACG gtaTCCCATTGGTTCACACAATGCTCTGGCTACTTGTGGTGCTCATCAAAAAAGACTTCAAAGTGGAACGATGCTTAGGATCCTATTATTTAGAACCAGAATTTTGGATTCTAGATGGTCCTAGGATGGCAGAACTTGTGATAAATCTATTCTTCATCTGTAATGTCATTCGAGTGCTCTACAGTAAAGTTCGAGAATCTAACAATACGTCTGAAGCAGGTCTGAAAAAATCGGTCAAAGCTGCAATGATGTTATTGCCGCTGTTAGGTGTTCCGAATATAATGCAAACAATTCCGTTTGCACCAACTAGGGATAATATTATG GTATTTGCTGTTTGGACGTACACCGCCTCTTTCACCTATATGTATCAAGGACTTATGGTTGCCAGTATTTATTGCTTTACGAACAAGGAg GTTAATCACGTCCTCAAGACCTTCTATGCTCGGTATCGACTCCTCCATAAATCACAAAACGAACTTCGACGAGGATCACGAAGCGTCGCATCCCATTATGCtgcaaaaaatggaacagCTAATGCAAGTGCACCACAG acaaataaCGCTGACGAGTTTGGAAAACTTTCTCCGTTCCCGTCAAGGAGTAAAAAAGGTAGCGATGATTCCACGACGAAGCTGATGAAAGATGCAGTG atggaagaagaaaagaatGCAAACAATAATGGATACGGATCGGCTGGTGAAATGACACCTCTTCGTGAAGGGTATGAAGAGTAG
- the pdfr-1 gene encoding Calcitonin receptor-like protein 1 (Confirmed by transcript evidence) gives MADATSPFNVSILDNSTKLSEMVESGWNVLASTSVQAFNEAMDVLEESYPLCKKMLDHNNLFPERDPNDTRIWCNATYDTVLCWPPTPANSSVTLQCPHMKGLDPNKNITKDCHVSGVWSGRNAGEMGPTLPGWTNFTMCYTDEVIYIMQNLNNESLTIAQEVARNARKLEFVGLGLSLVSLILAISIFSYFRRLRVFRNLLHLHLMIAMLMVVILRLVLYIDLIFTGENGPHTNSAEGKTINTMPIVCEGMFFFLEYFKTVTFCWMFLEGIYLNNQIVFGFFNSEPKLLPYFIAGYGIPLVHTMLWLLVVLIKKDFKVERCLGSYYLEPEFWILDGPRMAELVINLFFICNVIRVLYSKVRESNNTSEAGLKKSVKAAMMLLPLLGVPNIMQTIPFAPTRDNIMVFAVWTYTASFTYMYQGLMVASIYCFTNKEVNHVLKTFYARYRLLHKSQNELRRGSRSVASHYAAKNGTANASAPQTNNADEFGKLSPFPSRSKKGSDDSTTKLMKDAVMEEEKNANNNGYGSAGEMTPLREGYEE, from the exons ATGGCGGATGCCACGTCACCGTTCAACGTTTCGATTCTCGATAATTCGACGAAGCTGAGCGAAATGGTTGAATCTGGTTGG aacgtaTTAGCGTCGACCAGTGTTCAGGCGTTCAACGAAGCAATGGATGTTCTTGAAGAGTCTTATCCG ttgtGCAAAAAGATGCTTGATCACAACAATTTATTCCCTGAACGAG ATCCAAATGATACACGAATTTGGTGTAATGCCACGTATGATACAGTACTATGTTGGCCGCCGACACCTGCAAATTCATCAGTCACATTACAATGTCCGCATATGAAAGGCCTAGACCCAAACA AAAACATCACAAAGGACTGTCACGTGTCAGGAGTCTGGTCGGGACGAAATGCTGGAGAGATGGGGCCGACGTTACCCGGTTGGACGAACTTCACAATGTGCTACACGGATGAAGTCATATATATCATGCAGAACTTGAACAACGAATCGTTGACg aTAGCTCAAGAAGTAGCACGAAATGCAAGGAAACTGGAATTCGTGGGACTCGGACTGTCATTAGTATCTCTGATATTGgcgatttcaattttttcgtattttcg GCGGCTTCGAGTATTCCGAAATCTGCTGCACTTACATTTAATGATTGCAATGCTTATGGTTGTAATACTTCGGCTGGTACTCTATATTGACTTAATATTCACTGGTGAAAATGGTCCTCACACGAACTCAGCAGAAGGAAAAACGATAAATACTATG ccaatCGTTTGTGAAGGAATGTTCttctttttggaatatttcaaaaccgTTACGTTTTGTTGGATGTTCTTAGAaggaatttatttgaataatcaaattgtttttggatttttcaactcGGAGCCAAAATTGTTACCCTATTTCATTGCTGGATACG gtaTCCCATTGGTTCACACAATGCTCTGGCTACTTGTGGTGCTCATCAAAAAAGACTTCAAAGTGGAACGATGCTTAGGATCCTATTATTTAGAACCAGAATTTTGGATTCTAGATGGTCCTAGGATGGCAGAACTTGTGATAAATCTATTCTTCATCTGTAATGTCATTCGAGTGCTCTACAGTAAAGTTCGAGAATCTAACAATACGTCTGAAGCAGGTCTGAAAAAATCGGTCAAAGCTGCAATGATGTTATTGCCGCTGTTAGGTGTTCCGAATATAATGCAAACAATTCCGTTTGCACCAACTAGGGATAATATTATG GTATTTGCTGTTTGGACGTACACCGCCTCTTTCACCTATATGTATCAAGGACTTATGGTTGCCAGTATTTATTGCTTTACGAACAAGGAg GTTAATCACGTCCTCAAGACCTTCTATGCTCGGTATCGACTCCTCCATAAATCACAAAACGAACTTCGACGAGGATCACGAAGCGTCGCATCCCATTATGCtgcaaaaaatggaacagCTAATGCAAGTGCACCACAG acaaataaCGCTGACGAGTTTGGAAAACTTTCTCCGTTCCCGTCAAGGAGTAAAAAAGGTAGCGATGATTCCACGACGAAGCTGATGAAAGATGCAGTG atggaagaagaaaagaatGCAAACAATAATGGATACGGATCGGCTGGTGAAATGACACCTCTTCGTGAAGGGTATGAAGAGTAG
- the pdfr-1 gene encoding Calcitonin receptor-like protein 1 (Confirmed by transcript evidence): MADATSPFNVSILDNSTKLSEMVESGWNVLASTSVQAFNEAMDVLEESYPLCKKMLDHNNLFPERDPNDTRIWCNATYDTVLCWPPTPANSSVTLQCPHMKGLDPNKNITKDCHVSGVWSGRNAGEMGPTLPGWTNFTMCYTDEVIYIMQNLNNESLTIAQEVARNARKLEFVGLGLSLVSLILAISIFSYFRRLRVFRNLLHLHLMIAMLMVVILRLVLYIDLIFTGENGPHTNSAEGKTINTMPIVCEGMFFFLEYFKTVTFCWMFLEGIYLNNQIVFGFFNSEPKLLPYFIAGYGIPLVHTMLWLLVVLIKKDFKVERCLGSYYLEPEFWILDGPRMAELVINLFFICNVIRVLYSKVRESNNTSEAGLKKSVKAAMMLLPLLGVPNIMQTIPFAPTRDNIMVFAVWTYTASFTYMYQGLMVASIYCFTNKEVNHVLKTFYARYRLLHKSQNELRRGSRSVASHYAAKNGTANASAPQTNNADEFGKLSPFPSRSKKGSDDSTTKLMKDAVMEEEKNANNNGYGSAGEMTPLREGSNRSTKSP; the protein is encoded by the exons ATGGCGGATGCCACGTCACCGTTCAACGTTTCGATTCTCGATAATTCGACGAAGCTGAGCGAAATGGTTGAATCTGGTTGG aacgtaTTAGCGTCGACCAGTGTTCAGGCGTTCAACGAAGCAATGGATGTTCTTGAAGAGTCTTATCCG ttgtGCAAAAAGATGCTTGATCACAACAATTTATTCCCTGAACGAG ATCCAAATGATACACGAATTTGGTGTAATGCCACGTATGATACAGTACTATGTTGGCCGCCGACACCTGCAAATTCATCAGTCACATTACAATGTCCGCATATGAAAGGCCTAGACCCAAACA AAAACATCACAAAGGACTGTCACGTGTCAGGAGTCTGGTCGGGACGAAATGCTGGAGAGATGGGGCCGACGTTACCCGGTTGGACGAACTTCACAATGTGCTACACGGATGAAGTCATATATATCATGCAGAACTTGAACAACGAATCGTTGACg aTAGCTCAAGAAGTAGCACGAAATGCAAGGAAACTGGAATTCGTGGGACTCGGACTGTCATTAGTATCTCTGATATTGgcgatttcaattttttcgtattttcg GCGGCTTCGAGTATTCCGAAATCTGCTGCACTTACATTTAATGATTGCAATGCTTATGGTTGTAATACTTCGGCTGGTACTCTATATTGACTTAATATTCACTGGTGAAAATGGTCCTCACACGAACTCAGCAGAAGGAAAAACGATAAATACTATG ccaatCGTTTGTGAAGGAATGTTCttctttttggaatatttcaaaaccgTTACGTTTTGTTGGATGTTCTTAGAaggaatttatttgaataatcaaattgtttttggatttttcaactcGGAGCCAAAATTGTTACCCTATTTCATTGCTGGATACG gtaTCCCATTGGTTCACACAATGCTCTGGCTACTTGTGGTGCTCATCAAAAAAGACTTCAAAGTGGAACGATGCTTAGGATCCTATTATTTAGAACCAGAATTTTGGATTCTAGATGGTCCTAGGATGGCAGAACTTGTGATAAATCTATTCTTCATCTGTAATGTCATTCGAGTGCTCTACAGTAAAGTTCGAGAATCTAACAATACGTCTGAAGCAGGTCTGAAAAAATCGGTCAAAGCTGCAATGATGTTATTGCCGCTGTTAGGTGTTCCGAATATAATGCAAACAATTCCGTTTGCACCAACTAGGGATAATATTATG GTATTTGCTGTTTGGACGTACACCGCCTCTTTCACCTATATGTATCAAGGACTTATGGTTGCCAGTATTTATTGCTTTACGAACAAGGAg GTTAATCACGTCCTCAAGACCTTCTATGCTCGGTATCGACTCCTCCATAAATCACAAAACGAACTTCGACGAGGATCACGAAGCGTCGCATCCCATTATGCtgcaaaaaatggaacagCTAATGCAAGTGCACCACAG acaaataaCGCTGACGAGTTTGGAAAACTTTCTCCGTTCCCGTCAAGGAGTAAAAAAGGTAGCGATGATTCCACGACGAAGCTGATGAAAGATGCAGTG atggaagaagaaaagaatGCAAACAATAATGGATACGGATCGGCTGGTGAAATGACACCTCTTCGTGAAGG atccAATCGCTCCACAAAATCTCCATAA
- the pdfr-1 gene encoding Calcitonin receptor-like protein 1 (Confirmed by transcript evidence) — translation MADATSPFNVSILDNSTKLSEMVESGWNVLASTSVQAFNEAMDVLEESYPLCKKMLDHNNLFPERDPNDTRIWCNATYDTVLCWPPTPANSSVTLQCPHMKGLDPNKYIVKRCDETGRWAGKKPGHYENPWGWTNFTVCFKIDYEDAKIAQEVARNARKLEFVGLGLSLVSLILAISIFSYFRRLRVFRNLLHLHLMIAMLMVVILRLVLYIDLIFTGENGPHTNSAEGKTINTMPIVCEGMFFFLEYFKTVTFCWMFLEGIYLNNQIVFGFFNSEPKLLPYFIAGYGIPLVHTMLWLLVVLIKKDFKVERCLGSYYLEPEFWILDGPRMAELVINLFFICNVIRVLYSKVRESNNTSEAGLKKSVKAAMMLLPLLGVPNIMQTIPFAPTRDNIMVFAVWTYTASFTYMYQGLMVASIYCFTNKEVNHVLKTFYARYRLLHKSQNELRRGSRSVASHYAAKNGTANASAPQTNNADEFGKLSPFPSRSKKGSDDSTTKLMKDAVMEEEKNANNNGYGSAGEMTPLREGSNRSTKSP, via the exons ATGGCGGATGCCACGTCACCGTTCAACGTTTCGATTCTCGATAATTCGACGAAGCTGAGCGAAATGGTTGAATCTGGTTGG aacgtaTTAGCGTCGACCAGTGTTCAGGCGTTCAACGAAGCAATGGATGTTCTTGAAGAGTCTTATCCG ttgtGCAAAAAGATGCTTGATCACAACAATTTATTCCCTGAACGAG ATCCAAATGATACACGAATTTGGTGTAATGCCACGTATGATACAGTACTATGTTGGCCGCCGACACCTGCAAATTCATCAGTCACATTACAATGTCCGCATATGAAAGGCCTAGACCCAAACA AATACATTGTAAAACGGTGCGACGAGACTGGACGATGGGCAGGAAAGAAGCCGGGTCACTACGAGAATCCCTGGGGATGGACCAATTTCACCGTCTGCTTCAAGATCGATTATGAAGATGCAAAA aTAGCTCAAGAAGTAGCACGAAATGCAAGGAAACTGGAATTCGTGGGACTCGGACTGTCATTAGTATCTCTGATATTGgcgatttcaattttttcgtattttcg GCGGCTTCGAGTATTCCGAAATCTGCTGCACTTACATTTAATGATTGCAATGCTTATGGTTGTAATACTTCGGCTGGTACTCTATATTGACTTAATATTCACTGGTGAAAATGGTCCTCACACGAACTCAGCAGAAGGAAAAACGATAAATACTATG ccaatCGTTTGTGAAGGAATGTTCttctttttggaatatttcaaaaccgTTACGTTTTGTTGGATGTTCTTAGAaggaatttatttgaataatcaaattgtttttggatttttcaactcGGAGCCAAAATTGTTACCCTATTTCATTGCTGGATACG gtaTCCCATTGGTTCACACAATGCTCTGGCTACTTGTGGTGCTCATCAAAAAAGACTTCAAAGTGGAACGATGCTTAGGATCCTATTATTTAGAACCAGAATTTTGGATTCTAGATGGTCCTAGGATGGCAGAACTTGTGATAAATCTATTCTTCATCTGTAATGTCATTCGAGTGCTCTACAGTAAAGTTCGAGAATCTAACAATACGTCTGAAGCAGGTCTGAAAAAATCGGTCAAAGCTGCAATGATGTTATTGCCGCTGTTAGGTGTTCCGAATATAATGCAAACAATTCCGTTTGCACCAACTAGGGATAATATTATG GTATTTGCTGTTTGGACGTACACCGCCTCTTTCACCTATATGTATCAAGGACTTATGGTTGCCAGTATTTATTGCTTTACGAACAAGGAg GTTAATCACGTCCTCAAGACCTTCTATGCTCGGTATCGACTCCTCCATAAATCACAAAACGAACTTCGACGAGGATCACGAAGCGTCGCATCCCATTATGCtgcaaaaaatggaacagCTAATGCAAGTGCACCACAG acaaataaCGCTGACGAGTTTGGAAAACTTTCTCCGTTCCCGTCAAGGAGTAAAAAAGGTAGCGATGATTCCACGACGAAGCTGATGAAAGATGCAGTG atggaagaagaaaagaatGCAAACAATAATGGATACGGATCGGCTGGTGAAATGACACCTCTTCGTGAAGG atccAATCGCTCCACAAAATCTCCATAA